A region of Sneathiella limimaris DNA encodes the following proteins:
- a CDS encoding NfeD family protein, translating into MFNEIVSWIADLGHWAWWTVAVIFVILEIFAPTFFLLWLGISAGIVGLITLIFPSMTWEYQWTFFAIFSVVSLVVARNFFKKNSGTEDNFKLNQRGAQYVGRQFKLMEAIENGRGKIHVDDSQWTVSGPDLPEGTVVRVTGNDGTLLIVEAIN; encoded by the coding sequence ATGTTTAATGAAATCGTCTCATGGATAGCAGATCTTGGACACTGGGCGTGGTGGACGGTGGCCGTTATATTTGTCATCCTCGAAATTTTTGCTCCCACCTTCTTTTTGTTATGGCTTGGGATTTCAGCAGGTATTGTCGGTCTAATTACTTTGATATTCCCCAGCATGACTTGGGAATATCAATGGACATTTTTTGCTATTTTCTCCGTGGTTAGTCTGGTTGTGGCACGGAACTTCTTTAAGAAAAATTCCGGTACAGAGGATAATTTCAAACTGAACCAACGCGGCGCACAATATGTAGGACGACAGTTCAAACTGATGGAAGCAATCGAAAATGGGCGCGGGAAAATCCATGTTGATGACAGTCAATGGACCGTGTCTGGACCTGACTTGCCAGAAGGAACTGTTGTCCGCGTTACGGGGAATGATGGAACGCTTTTGATTGTGGAAGCAATAAACTAA
- a CDS encoding adenine phosphoribosyltransferase has product MDITKYIRTIPDYPKPGILFRDITTLWQDAGGLRTAIDQLVWPYAGVRIDKVAGIEARGFVLGGAIAHQLSVGFVPVRKKGKLPHDVIGEEYDLEYGTDTVEIHKDAILEGENILLVDDLIATGGTAEAAIKLIRRAGGTVIGAAFVIDLPDIGGRKRIEDLGVNVRTLCEFEGE; this is encoded by the coding sequence GTGGATATTACAAAATACATCAGAACAATTCCGGATTACCCTAAGCCAGGAATATTGTTTCGAGACATTACGACGCTTTGGCAGGACGCAGGCGGATTGAGGACTGCGATTGATCAACTGGTTTGGCCATATGCGGGTGTTAGGATTGATAAAGTAGCTGGTATTGAGGCCCGTGGGTTTGTATTGGGTGGAGCGATTGCTCATCAGCTCAGTGTAGGATTTGTCCCTGTTCGGAAAAAGGGAAAACTACCCCATGATGTTATTGGGGAAGAGTATGACCTGGAATATGGCACTGACACTGTTGAAATTCATAAAGATGCAATCTTGGAAGGTGAAAATATTCTGCTTGTTGACGATTTGATCGCGACAGGCGGCACGGCTGAGGCTGCTATTAAGTTGATCCGTCGCGCGGGCGGAACCGTGATTGGCGCTGCCTTTGTGATCGATCTCCCAGATATCGGTGGACGTAAGCGGATCGAAGATTTGGGCGTCAATGTTAGGACTTTATGTGAATTTGAAGGTGAGTGA
- a CDS encoding VOC family protein: protein MLHKIEGLDHTLVGVADLEQARVQYERLGFTITPRGSHIGWGTANYCIMFDEDYIELLGIVAPSKESNGLDAQLEDRGEGMLGLAFASSDPEETVRSMKLAGLEPTGPHDLKRKLELPEGDVIPEFKLIRFPTQGLSKRGLFICHHLTPEMIREPEWLEHANGSQYIQSVVVLVEDPASLIPHYTQLCGSLNVTTTDATITVSVGRLNLIFVKEQDLDLLFPGLFISDELPELPHILSMSIAVESLSDTADYLKKKDVAVQDISSGRALRIQPKDACGVLLEFVEA from the coding sequence ATGCTCCATAAGATTGAGGGACTAGATCATACGCTGGTCGGTGTTGCAGACCTGGAGCAGGCGAGAGTCCAATATGAAAGACTGGGCTTTACAATAACGCCAAGAGGGTCCCACATTGGCTGGGGGACTGCCAATTACTGCATCATGTTCGATGAAGACTATATTGAGCTTTTAGGGATTGTAGCCCCCTCAAAAGAGAGCAATGGTCTGGACGCCCAGTTGGAAGATCGTGGCGAGGGAATGCTTGGGCTAGCTTTTGCGAGTTCTGATCCAGAAGAAACTGTTAGGTCCATGAAACTGGCAGGACTAGAGCCAACAGGCCCTCATGATCTCAAGCGAAAGCTGGAGTTACCTGAGGGGGATGTTATCCCCGAGTTTAAGCTGATCCGGTTTCCAACTCAGGGGCTCTCGAAACGGGGTCTGTTCATCTGCCATCATTTGACGCCAGAAATGATCCGGGAGCCGGAATGGCTCGAGCATGCCAATGGCAGCCAGTATATTCAGTCCGTTGTCGTGTTGGTGGAAGATCCAGCGTCTTTGATACCTCATTATACCCAGCTTTGTGGGTCTCTAAATGTTACGACTACAGATGCAACTATTACAGTGAGCGTCGGCCGACTAAACCTAATTTTCGTGAAAGAGCAGGATCTGGATCTTTTGTTTCCAGGGCTTTTCATTTCAGATGAACTCCCCGAGCTGCCACATATACTTTCAATGTCTATCGCAGTTGAAAGCCTTTCTGATACGGCTGACTATCTGAAGAAAAAAGATGTGGCTGTGCAAGATATATCAAGCGGTAGGGCGCTCCGAATTCAGCCAAAGGATGCTTGCGGCGTCTTGCTGGAATTTGTCGAGGCTTAG
- a CDS encoding tRNA (cytidine(34)-2'-O)-methyltransferase — MEIALFQPDIAPNVGTLIRLGACMNSPVHIIEPCGFPFGAKDLRRSAMDYANLATVTRHSSWDKFRENTQNQRILLLTTKTSEPYVDFSFKATDILLLGRESAGVPAEVHETVDARLTIPMQEGARSINVALSASMVLGEALRQTNAFPKFKQGLTDD, encoded by the coding sequence ATGGAAATAGCTCTTTTTCAGCCCGATATAGCCCCTAATGTTGGAACTCTTATTCGCTTGGGTGCTTGCATGAATTCTCCGGTTCACATCATTGAACCCTGCGGCTTCCCTTTTGGGGCAAAAGACCTGCGCAGATCTGCGATGGATTATGCAAACCTGGCAACAGTCACACGGCACTCATCATGGGATAAATTTCGGGAAAACACCCAAAATCAGCGCATTTTGCTGCTCACAACCAAAACAAGCGAGCCATATGTTGACTTTAGCTTCAAAGCGACAGATATCCTGCTCCTAGGCCGCGAAAGTGCTGGTGTTCCTGCGGAAGTTCATGAGACTGTAGATGCTAGATTGACAATCCCGATGCAAGAAGGTGCCAGGTCCATCAACGTCGCGTTATCCGCTTCGATGGTTCTAGGAGAAGCTTTAAGGCAAACCAATGCGTTCCCTAAATTTAAACAAGGACTGACTGATGACTGA
- a CDS encoding cytochrome b, which yields MSFEPKNPVVKWVEHRLPIIGMVHHALYDYPTPKNLSYWWTFGSLAGFMLVVQIVTGIVLSMHYTPHVDFAFNSVEHIMRDVNYGWLLRYMHANGASMFFIVVYLHIFRGLYYGSYKAPRELLWWLGLVIFLLMMATAFMGYVLPWGQMSFWGATVITNLFGAIPLVGDTIVTWLWGGFSVDNPTLNRFFSLHYLLPFVIAGVVILHVWSLHTNGSNNPTGIEIKDKQDSIPFHPYYTIKDLFGLGVFLIFFSAFLFYAPNYLGHPDNYIPANPLVTPAHIVPEWYFLPFYAILRAVPDKLGGVLLMFGAIAVLFALPWLDKSRVRSAKYRPIYKQLFWIFVIDCIVLTYVGGKPAEEPYILIGRIATVYYFVHILILLPVVGLLEKHKPLPSSISEAVLDKKSGSEEASNA from the coding sequence ATGTCATTCGAACCTAAAAATCCAGTCGTAAAATGGGTAGAGCATCGTCTGCCAATTATTGGCATGGTGCACCATGCTCTTTATGACTATCCAACTCCAAAAAACCTTAGCTACTGGTGGACTTTCGGTTCACTGGCTGGGTTTATGCTGGTTGTTCAGATCGTAACCGGTATCGTGCTGTCCATGCACTATACCCCACATGTGGATTTTGCTTTTAACAGTGTTGAGCACATCATGCGTGATGTGAACTACGGCTGGTTGCTGCGCTACATGCATGCTAACGGCGCTTCCATGTTCTTTATTGTTGTGTATCTGCACATCTTCCGTGGCCTCTACTACGGCTCCTACAAGGCTCCACGAGAGCTGCTGTGGTGGTTGGGATTGGTCATCTTCCTTTTGATGATGGCGACAGCCTTTATGGGTTATGTGCTGCCATGGGGACAGATGAGCTTCTGGGGTGCCACAGTTATTACGAACCTGTTCGGTGCAATTCCATTAGTTGGCGATACGATCGTGACTTGGCTCTGGGGTGGTTTCTCCGTTGATAATCCGACATTGAACCGTTTCTTCAGCCTTCACTATTTGCTGCCATTCGTGATCGCTGGTGTCGTGATCCTGCACGTTTGGTCTTTGCATACAAACGGCTCTAACAACCCAACAGGGATTGAGATCAAGGACAAGCAAGACAGCATTCCATTCCATCCTTATTACACAATTAAGGACCTGTTTGGCCTGGGTGTCTTTCTGATTTTCTTCTCAGCCTTCCTGTTCTACGCACCAAACTACTTGGGACATCCGGACAACTACATCCCGGCGAACCCATTGGTTACGCCTGCTCATATCGTTCCTGAATGGTACTTCCTACCGTTCTATGCGATCTTGCGGGCGGTTCCAGACAAACTGGGCGGTGTGCTTCTTATGTTCGGTGCGATTGCTGTTCTGTTCGCGCTGCCATGGCTGGATAAGAGCCGGGTGCGGTCAGCAAAGTATCGTCCGATCTACAAGCAGCTTTTCTGGATCTTTGTCATTGATTGTATTGTTCTGACTTATGTCGGTGGTAAACCGGCAGAAGAGCCATACATCCTCATTGGCCGGATTGCGACAGTCTATTACTTTGTCCATATCCTGATCCTGTTGCCGGTAGTTGGATTGCTTGAGAAACATAAACCGTTACCTTCCAGTATCTCGGAAGCGGTATTGGATAAGAAATCTGGTTCTGAGGAGGCAAGCAATGCTTAA
- the petA gene encoding ubiquinol-cytochrome c reductase iron-sulfur subunit, producing the protein MTDTTPVEEDGVKRRDFLYVAAGGVGAVGTAMAIWPFVDQMNPSADVLALSSTEVDLSVIDEGSEITAVWQGKPVFIRHRTAKEIEEANSVDVNSLPDPQADEDRAEKPEWLIMIGICTHLGCVPLKESGDFDGWFCPCHGSHYDTSGRIRKGPAPANLAIPPYAFLDDNTVKIG; encoded by the coding sequence ATGACTGATACCACCCCTGTAGAAGAAGACGGCGTAAAGCGCCGCGATTTTCTATATGTCGCCGCTGGCGGCGTCGGTGCAGTAGGCACCGCTATGGCAATCTGGCCGTTTGTTGACCAGATGAACCCGTCTGCTGATGTGTTGGCTTTGTCCTCTACAGAAGTGGATCTTAGTGTCATAGATGAAGGGTCTGAAATAACTGCTGTGTGGCAGGGTAAGCCTGTATTTATTCGTCACAGGACCGCTAAGGAAATTGAAGAGGCGAATAGTGTCGACGTCAATAGCCTGCCTGATCCGCAAGCTGACGAAGACCGGGCTGAGAAACCTGAGTGGCTGATCATGATCGGTATTTGTACCCATCTCGGATGTGTACCCTTGAAAGAATCCGGTGACTTTGATGGCTGGTTCTGCCCTTGCCACGGATCTCACTATGATACTTCTGGTCGTATCCGGAAGGGTCCGGCTCCAGCCAACCTGGCGATTCCGCCATACGCCTTCCTTGATGATAACACAGTGAAAATCGGCTAA
- a CDS encoding MaoC family dehydratase: protein MSSRYFEDVQIGDSQEFGSRTLSKEEIISFAEKFDPQPFHIDEEAAKSSQFGGIIASGWQTASVTMRMMVDNMIDTSASLGSPGVNNLRWYKPVRPGDTLRVRSEVMSKKRSQSRTTMGTIFGKIEVFNQNDEMVMSFESIGLTQCRPQTPLKF from the coding sequence ATGAGCAGCCGATATTTTGAAGACGTGCAGATTGGGGACAGTCAAGAATTTGGTTCCCGAACTTTAAGCAAAGAAGAAATTATCTCCTTTGCTGAGAAATTTGATCCGCAGCCCTTTCATATCGATGAAGAAGCAGCAAAGTCATCCCAGTTTGGGGGAATAATTGCCTCTGGCTGGCAAACGGCTTCTGTGACCATGCGGATGATGGTAGACAACATGATCGATACCAGCGCTTCTCTTGGATCCCCTGGTGTAAATAATTTGAGGTGGTACAAACCGGTTAGACCAGGAGACACTCTTCGCGTTCGCTCCGAAGTAATGAGTAAAAAAAGATCGCAGTCCCGGACAACGATGGGAACTATTTTCGGAAAGATTGAAGTCTTCAACCAAAATGATGAAATGGTCATGAGTTTTGAGAGTATTGGCCTGACGCAGTGTCGACCTCAGACCCCCTTAAAATTTTAG
- a CDS encoding S-methyl-5'-thioadenosine phosphorylase → MNKPIIGVIGGSGVYDLDGLENKRWEAIESPFGEPSDEILRGALQGVEMAFLPRHGRGHRLSPSGINYKANIDALKRVGVTDILSVSACGSFEDQLAPGTFVIVDQFIDRTFAREKSFFGNGLVAHVSMAEPVCSRLGDMLEQAAINEDIPVVRGGTYLAMEGPQFSSRAESELYRQWGCQVIGMTNMPEAKLAREAEICYATVAMVTDYDCWHPDHAHVDVATVIEVLIGNSEKARNLVKAVAPKLGKREDSCPQGCDHALDNALITAPEARSADVISKLDAVAGRVL, encoded by the coding sequence ATGAATAAACCAATTATTGGTGTCATTGGCGGAAGCGGCGTTTATGACCTGGATGGTCTTGAGAATAAGCGGTGGGAAGCCATAGAATCGCCTTTTGGCGAGCCATCTGATGAAATATTACGCGGAGCGCTTCAGGGCGTTGAGATGGCCTTTCTTCCGCGTCATGGGCGTGGCCACAGGCTATCCCCTTCAGGTATCAATTATAAGGCAAATATTGATGCACTTAAGAGGGTTGGCGTTACAGATATATTGTCAGTAAGTGCCTGTGGATCTTTCGAAGACCAACTGGCACCAGGCACGTTTGTGATTGTTGATCAATTTATCGATCGGACGTTCGCCCGTGAAAAAAGCTTCTTTGGAAATGGTCTTGTCGCTCATGTCAGTATGGCTGAACCGGTCTGCAGTCGTCTTGGGGATATGTTAGAACAGGCCGCCATAAATGAAGATATTCCCGTGGTGCGTGGCGGGACTTACCTCGCGATGGAAGGACCACAATTCTCCTCCAGGGCTGAGTCTGAGCTTTACAGGCAATGGGGCTGTCAGGTTATTGGGATGACAAATATGCCCGAAGCCAAATTAGCCCGCGAAGCTGAGATTTGCTATGCTACTGTTGCAATGGTTACCGATTATGACTGTTGGCATCCTGATCATGCTCATGTCGACGTGGCAACGGTCATTGAGGTGCTAATCGGAAATAGTGAAAAAGCTCGAAATCTAGTTAAGGCAGTTGCCCCAAAACTTGGTAAGCGGGAAGATAGTTGTCCGCAAGGGTGTGATCATGCCTTGGACAATGCTCTGATTACTGCGCCAGAGGCGAGGAGTGCTGATGTAATCTCTAAGCTAGATGCCGTTGCTGGTCGGGTTCTTTGA
- a CDS encoding dienelactone hydrolase family protein has product MGNFVDLKAEDGHDLMAYVAKAEGNAKGAIVIIQEIFGVNPHIQSVCDGYAKAGYTAIAPALFDRIKPGIELGYTEEGVKTGLEYKNTIEPDTALKDVKAAVDYISSVGKVTVIGYCWGGLLTYLSACKLDGIFKAVGYYGGGIGNYVDNTPQVPTLLHFGDQDHAIPLDEVEAVKKAHPEVEVHIYAAGHGFNCDARGSYDKASADLALDRTLKFIEGA; this is encoded by the coding sequence ATGGGAAATTTTGTCGATCTAAAGGCTGAAGACGGGCATGATTTGATGGCATATGTCGCAAAAGCCGAAGGAAACGCAAAAGGCGCAATTGTCATTATTCAGGAAATATTTGGTGTAAATCCGCATATTCAATCTGTGTGTGATGGCTATGCAAAAGCAGGATACACAGCCATTGCCCCGGCCCTTTTTGATCGGATCAAGCCAGGAATTGAACTCGGCTATACCGAAGAGGGTGTAAAAACAGGCCTCGAATACAAGAACACGATTGAACCAGATACGGCCTTGAAAGACGTTAAGGCTGCCGTAGATTACATTTCCAGCGTCGGCAAAGTTACTGTCATCGGTTATTGCTGGGGCGGTCTTCTAACCTATCTTTCTGCCTGTAAATTGGATGGTATTTTCAAAGCTGTTGGGTATTACGGCGGTGGCATCGGCAACTATGTAGACAACACGCCCCAGGTTCCAACACTGCTTCATTTTGGCGATCAGGATCATGCGATCCCGCTTGATGAAGTCGAAGCTGTAAAAAAAGCTCATCCAGAAGTTGAGGTTCATATCTACGCCGCTGGACATGGGTTCAACTGCGATGCCAGAGGAAGCTATGACAAAGCATCTGCTGACCTTGCTCTAGACAGAACCCTGAAATTCATTGAAGGCGCTTAA
- a CDS encoding MaoC family dehydratase, with amino-acid sequence MTKKYFEDFRVGDTEIFGEKTLSEAEIIEFATDYDPQPFHIDPAAAKEHFFGGIIASGWHTGSSLMRMIVDGQIANSSSMGSPGIDELRWVKPVRPNETLHVASEVLSSTPHKYKNDRGFVKFRHTVLNSADEIKMTMVSSILFGKNPNKEPKL; translated from the coding sequence ATGACAAAAAAATACTTTGAAGATTTCCGCGTTGGCGACACGGAAATCTTTGGGGAAAAAACTCTCTCTGAAGCTGAGATTATCGAATTCGCCACAGACTATGACCCGCAGCCCTTTCATATTGATCCAGCTGCTGCGAAAGAACATTTCTTTGGTGGGATTATCGCATCTGGCTGGCATACAGGCTCTTCCCTCATGCGAATGATCGTGGATGGCCAAATTGCCAATTCAAGTTCTATGGGCTCCCCTGGCATCGACGAGTTAAGATGGGTGAAGCCAGTTCGGCCAAACGAAACCCTCCATGTGGCAAGTGAGGTCTTGTCTAGCACACCTCACAAATACAAAAATGATCGGGGATTTGTAAAATTTCGTCACACCGTTTTGAATAGCGCGGATGAAATCAAAATGACAATGGTCTCCAGTATCCTATTTGGCAAAAACCCAAATAAGGAACCTAAACTATGA
- the hemF gene encoding oxygen-dependent coproporphyrinogen oxidase, whose translation MTEQVEKQKSIASQWFKELRDDIRNKFEQLENELDGTHSDLPPGRFEVTKWDRPGGGGGEMSVMKGRVFEKVGVNISIVHGEFSPEFRANIPGTEESGTFWASGISLVAHMRSPLVPAVHMNTRHIVTGRSWFGGGADLTPMIPNESDTAKFHAALKEACDRHNPNYYPEYKKWCDDYFYLPHREEPRGVGGIFYDKLETNWDADFAFAQDVGKAFADIYPQIVREHMNESWTEEQREHQLIKRGRYVEFNLLYDRGTTFGLKTGGNTEAILMSLPPEVKWP comes from the coding sequence ATGACTGAGCAAGTAGAAAAACAAAAATCTATTGCTTCACAATGGTTTAAGGAACTACGGGACGACATCCGAAACAAATTCGAACAACTAGAAAATGAGCTGGACGGGACGCATAGCGATTTGCCACCAGGTCGATTTGAAGTCACAAAATGGGACCGACCTGGAGGGGGCGGAGGCGAAATGTCCGTAATGAAGGGCCGTGTCTTTGAGAAAGTTGGCGTAAATATCTCGATTGTCCATGGTGAATTCTCACCAGAATTCCGGGCCAACATTCCTGGAACAGAGGAATCCGGGACTTTCTGGGCCAGCGGAATCTCACTTGTTGCACATATGCGATCACCGCTTGTACCTGCCGTTCATATGAACACGCGACATATTGTCACGGGGCGGTCTTGGTTCGGGGGCGGAGCCGATTTGACCCCTATGATTCCAAATGAATCGGATACAGCAAAATTTCACGCAGCACTGAAAGAAGCCTGCGACCGCCACAACCCAAATTACTATCCAGAATATAAAAAATGGTGCGATGACTATTTCTATCTACCCCACCGAGAAGAACCGAGAGGGGTAGGCGGTATTTTCTATGATAAGCTGGAAACGAACTGGGATGCTGATTTTGCTTTCGCGCAGGACGTTGGCAAAGCTTTTGCCGACATATATCCCCAGATTGTCCGAGAACATATGAATGAAAGCTGGACGGAAGAACAACGGGAACATCAACTGATTAAGAGAGGACGATATGTGGAGTTTAATCTCCTATACGACAGAGGAACAACATTTGGTCTAAAAACTGGTGGCAATACAGAAGCCATCCTTATGTCCCTCCCCCCTGAGGTCAAATGGCCCTAA
- a CDS encoding cytochrome c1 — MLKFVKSLATAALLSVVTLSGANAAGASVDLKSVDWQHTGLFGTYDRAAAQRGLQVYREVCAGCHGLNLVAFRTLTDLGFTEDEVKALSAEYTFVDGPNDDGDMYERPGKPFDKFPDPFPNEKAARASNGGAYPPDLSLIVKARPGFENYLYSLMVGYVDPPANFELNPGMNYNAYFAGHQIAMPAPLSEDAVEYADGTPATVDQMAKDLTVFLAWAAEPKLEDRKHMGLRVILFLLIMTGIFFAAKRKIWADVH; from the coding sequence ATGCTTAAGTTTGTAAAGTCACTAGCTACTGCTGCTCTTCTGTCAGTGGTAACACTGTCCGGTGCAAATGCTGCCGGTGCCAGTGTTGATCTGAAGTCTGTTGATTGGCAGCACACAGGGCTCTTTGGAACCTATGATCGTGCTGCTGCTCAGCGCGGGTTGCAGGTCTACAGAGAAGTCTGTGCGGGTTGTCACGGTTTGAACCTCGTGGCCTTCCGGACTTTGACTGACCTTGGCTTCACTGAGGATGAAGTTAAAGCCTTATCTGCAGAGTACACATTCGTTGACGGACCAAACGACGACGGTGATATGTACGAACGCCCAGGGAAGCCTTTTGACAAATTCCCAGATCCTTTTCCAAATGAAAAGGCAGCACGGGCGTCAAATGGTGGTGCTTATCCTCCTGACCTCTCTCTGATTGTCAAAGCCCGTCCAGGGTTCGAGAATTATCTTTATTCCTTGATGGTCGGTTACGTGGATCCACCAGCAAATTTCGAATTGAATCCTGGTATGAACTACAATGCATATTTCGCAGGTCATCAGATCGCGATGCCTGCACCTCTGTCAGAAGATGCGGTTGAATATGCTGACGGAACACCGGCAACTGTTGACCAAATGGCGAAGGATCTTACAGTATTTCTTGCCTGGGCAGCGGAGCCAAAACTGGAAGATCGGAAACATATGGGTCTTCGGGTTATCCTGTTCCTGCTCATCATGACTGGTATTTTCTTTGCTGCTAAACGTAAGATCTGGGCAGACGTTCACTGA
- a CDS encoding SPFH domain-containing protein, whose product MDMLSGFAVLVIFLVILAIVIVFMGVTVVPQGYQYTIERFGRYTKSLTPGLGFLMPFIDRVGAKINMMEQVLDIPTQEVISKDNAMVEVDGVLFFQVLDAAKSAYEVRDLQRAIQNLAQTNLRTVLGSMDLDEALSQRDSINTRLLTVIDQASNPWGIKVTRVEIKDITPPADLVEAMARQMKAEREKRAVILEAEGVRQSEILKAEGEKKSTILEAEGRREAAFRDAEARERAAQAEAKATLDVSEAIAKGDIQSINYFVAQKYVEAMQEIGSARNSKVVLMPMEATALIGTLGGISEIAKQVFNDDGSGKPRISTGSVPSSD is encoded by the coding sequence ATGGACATGCTTTCCGGCTTTGCCGTTCTTGTCATTTTCCTAGTAATTCTGGCTATTGTCATCGTCTTCATGGGGGTGACTGTCGTCCCCCAAGGTTACCAATACACAATCGAACGCTTTGGTCGATATACAAAAAGTCTGACGCCCGGGTTAGGTTTTCTCATGCCCTTTATCGATCGCGTTGGCGCTAAAATCAACATGATGGAACAGGTTCTGGATATCCCTACACAAGAAGTGATTTCCAAGGACAACGCTATGGTCGAAGTTGACGGGGTCCTGTTCTTTCAAGTCCTCGATGCAGCAAAATCAGCATATGAAGTTCGTGATCTGCAAAGAGCGATCCAGAACCTAGCTCAAACAAACCTGAGAACTGTTCTTGGCTCTATGGATCTGGACGAGGCATTAAGTCAGCGGGATAGCATAAACACTCGCCTTCTGACGGTTATCGATCAAGCCTCCAATCCTTGGGGTATCAAAGTCACTCGAGTGGAAATTAAAGACATTACTCCGCCGGCTGATCTGGTGGAAGCGATGGCACGTCAAATGAAAGCAGAACGTGAAAAGCGTGCTGTCATTTTGGAAGCTGAAGGTGTTCGCCAATCAGAAATTCTAAAAGCTGAAGGTGAAAAGAAATCGACAATCCTTGAAGCAGAAGGCCGGAGGGAAGCAGCGTTCCGTGACGCAGAGGCCCGTGAGCGTGCAGCTCAAGCTGAGGCAAAGGCAACACTGGATGTGTCCGAAGCTATCGCAAAAGGTGATATCCAATCCATTAATTACTTTGTGGCTCAAAAATATGTTGAAGCCATGCAGGAAATTGGCTCAGCTCGGAACTCTAAAGTCGTGCTCATGCCAATGGAGGCCACAGCCCTAATTGGTACCCTCGGCGGCATCTCAGAGATTGCAAAACAAGTATTCAATGACGATGGCTCCGGCAAACCCCGAATTTCTACAGGTTCAGTTCCATCGAGTGACTAA
- the upp gene encoding uracil phosphoribosyltransferase, protein MAIDPRFPNLHILDHPLIVHKLSHMRMKKTSTKTFRQLLKEIALLMGYEITRNLKMTTEDIVTPICPMEAPVLAGKKAAIVPILRAGLGMADGLLELMPAARVGHIGMYRDPETKRPVEYLKKLPTAADRLYIAVDPMLATGYTAAAGVDILLDHGVKEKDISFMALVAAPEGVQVMLDAHPNVKVYVAGLDEKLNDKAYIVPGLGDAGDRLYGTL, encoded by the coding sequence ATGGCTATAGATCCCAGATTCCCAAATCTTCACATTCTCGATCATCCCTTGATTGTTCATAAACTCAGTCATATGCGGATGAAAAAGACATCAACGAAAACATTTAGGCAGTTGTTGAAAGAGATTGCGTTATTGATGGGTTATGAGATTACACGAAACCTGAAGATGACTACGGAAGATATCGTGACGCCTATATGCCCTATGGAAGCTCCGGTTTTGGCTGGTAAGAAGGCGGCAATCGTTCCGATTCTGAGAGCTGGTCTCGGAATGGCAGATGGATTGCTGGAGTTGATGCCCGCGGCAAGGGTTGGTCACATCGGGATGTATCGAGATCCTGAAACTAAACGCCCTGTTGAATATCTCAAGAAACTTCCCACGGCTGCAGATCGACTATACATCGCAGTGGATCCAATGCTTGCAACCGGTTACACAGCTGCAGCCGGTGTTGATATCCTTTTAGATCATGGTGTGAAAGAAAAAGATATCAGTTTTATGGCGCTGGTGGCCGCTCCAGAAGGGGTGCAGGTGATGTTAGATGCACATCCTAACGTGAAAGTCTATGTCGCTGGATTGGACGAGAAGCTGAATGACAAGGCATATATTGTTCCGGGTCTTGGTGACGCGGGTGACCGACTTTACGGGACACTTTGA